A stretch of the Massilia varians genome encodes the following:
- a CDS encoding DUF6139 family protein, translated as MRLDIYRRPDTDGKLSYLAVPEARNIPEEATNTDWEIEARAIEVADDADQLEDYDIENVAGQISEKGYAITSVQH; from the coding sequence ATGCGCCTGGATATTTACCGCCGACCAGATACCGACGGCAAACTGTCTTACCTGGCAGTGCCGGAAGCACGCAATATCCCTGAAGAAGCCACCAACACCGACTGGGAAATCGAGGCTCGCGCCATCGAGGTCGCAGACGACGCCGACCAGCTGGAAGACTACGACATCGAGAATGTGGCCGGCCAGATCAGCGAAAAAGGGTATGCGATCACCTCGGTCCAGCACTGA
- the lpxO gene encoding lipid A hydroxylase LpxO, which translates to MKWVVVGFYVLSILHIHFRGRVRLPFRRQIFDHSSFMAPINIFMHKFSRVPSTPFIPVSEFPELARLQENWPVIRAEAENLLALKKIKAAEQNDDAGFNSFFKNGWKRFYLKWYDASHPSAERLCPQTYALLQSIPSVKAAMFAELPPGGKLNPHRDPFAGSMRYHLGLATPNDDRCFIEVDGERHSWRDGQGVVFDETYIHWAINGSESDRIILFCDVERPMRYRWMGAFNRWFGRTVMTAAASPNESGDQVGLVSKLFRISFYMGQYRRRLKAWNKTAYNIVRVGLVVALAAFIYWI; encoded by the coding sequence ATGAAATGGGTCGTGGTCGGTTTTTATGTTCTGTCGATCCTGCACATCCACTTCCGTGGCCGTGTGCGCCTGCCTTTCCGCCGCCAGATCTTCGACCATTCGTCGTTCATGGCGCCGATTAACATTTTCATGCACAAGTTCTCGCGGGTCCCGAGCACGCCCTTCATCCCGGTGAGCGAGTTCCCGGAACTGGCGCGCCTGCAGGAAAACTGGCCGGTCATCCGCGCCGAGGCCGAGAACCTGCTGGCGCTCAAGAAGATCAAGGCGGCCGAGCAGAACGACGACGCCGGCTTCAATTCCTTCTTCAAGAACGGCTGGAAGCGCTTCTACCTGAAGTGGTACGACGCCAGCCACCCGTCGGCCGAGCGCCTGTGCCCGCAGACCTATGCGCTGCTGCAGTCGATTCCCTCGGTCAAGGCGGCCATGTTCGCCGAGCTGCCGCCGGGCGGCAAGCTGAACCCGCACCGCGATCCCTTCGCCGGCTCGATGCGCTACCACCTGGGCCTGGCCACGCCGAACGACGACCGCTGCTTCATCGAGGTCGACGGCGAACGCCACAGCTGGCGCGACGGCCAGGGCGTGGTCTTCGACGAAACCTACATCCACTGGGCCATCAACGGCAGCGAGAGCGACCGCATCATCCTGTTCTGCGACGTCGAGCGTCCGATGCGCTACCGCTGGATGGGAGCGTTCAACCGCTGGTTCGGCCGCACCGTCATGACCGCCGCCGCCTCGCCCAACGAAAGCGGCGACCAGGTCGGCCTGGTGAGCAAGCTGTTCCGCATCTCCTTCTACATGGGCCAGTACCGCCGCCGCCTCAAGGCGTGGAACAAGACGGCCTATAACATCGTCCGCGTGGGGCTGGTGGTCGCGCTGGCCGCCTTCATCTACTGGATCTGA
- the wrbA gene encoding NAD(P)H:quinone oxidoreductase: MAKVLVLYYSTYGHIEQMANAVAEGARAAGAAVDVKRVPETVPEEIAKNAHFKLEQAAPIATVDDLPDYDAIIIGAPTRYGRMPAQMAAFLDQTGGLWARGALNGKVGGAFTSTATQHGGQETTLFSIITNLLHLGLTVVGLPYSYAGQMTLDEIVGCSPYGASTIAGGKGERQPSELELGGARHQGELIARTAAKLFG, translated from the coding sequence ATGGCGAAAGTCCTGGTTCTGTATTACTCGACCTATGGTCACATCGAGCAGATGGCCAATGCGGTCGCCGAAGGCGCGCGCGCGGCCGGCGCCGCCGTGGACGTCAAGCGCGTCCCCGAGACCGTGCCGGAAGAGATCGCGAAGAATGCCCACTTCAAGCTGGAGCAGGCGGCCCCGATCGCGACCGTGGACGATCTGCCCGACTACGACGCCATCATCATCGGCGCGCCGACCCGCTACGGCCGCATGCCGGCGCAGATGGCGGCCTTCCTCGACCAGACCGGCGGCCTGTGGGCGCGCGGCGCCCTGAACGGCAAGGTCGGCGGCGCCTTTACCTCGACCGCCACCCAGCACGGCGGCCAGGAAACGACCCTGTTCTCGATCATCACCAACCTGCTGCACCTGGGGCTGACGGTGGTCGGCCTGCCGTACAGCTATGCGGGCCAGATGACGCTCGACGAGATCGTCGGCTGCAGTCCGTATGGCGCTTCCACCATCGCCGGCGGCAAGGGCGAGCGCCAGCCGAGCGAACTCGAACTGGGCGGCGCCCGCCACCAGGGCGAGCTGATCGCCCGCACCGCCGCCAAGCTGTTCGGCTAA
- a CDS encoding glutathione binding-like protein has product MTDLSAFGITAKWPAQHPDRIQLYSLPTPNGVKASIMLEETGLPYEPHKLSFDTDDQLSPAFLSLNPNNKIPAIIDPNGPGGKPLPLFESGAILLYLAEKSGRFLPSDPAQRYAAIQWLMFQMGGIGPMFGQLGFFHKFAGKDYEDKRPRDRYVKESKRLLGVLEGQLAKHRWVAGEEYTIADIAIFPWVNNLVGFYDAGELVGIQDFPRVTAAVEAFRARPAVAAGLKIPG; this is encoded by the coding sequence ATGACCGACCTCAGCGCTTTCGGCATCACCGCCAAGTGGCCCGCGCAGCACCCCGACCGCATCCAGCTGTACTCGCTGCCCACGCCGAACGGCGTGAAGGCATCGATCATGCTCGAGGAAACCGGGCTGCCCTACGAGCCGCACAAGCTCAGTTTCGACACCGACGACCAGTTGTCGCCGGCCTTCCTTTCGCTCAACCCCAACAACAAGATTCCGGCCATCATCGATCCGAACGGGCCGGGCGGCAAGCCGCTGCCCCTGTTCGAATCCGGCGCGATCCTGCTCTATCTGGCCGAGAAGAGCGGCCGCTTCCTGCCGAGCGATCCGGCGCAGCGCTATGCGGCCATCCAGTGGCTGATGTTCCAGATGGGCGGGATCGGACCGATGTTCGGCCAGCTGGGCTTCTTCCACAAGTTCGCCGGCAAGGACTATGAGGACAAGCGCCCGCGCGACCGCTACGTCAAGGAATCGAAGCGGCTGCTGGGCGTGCTCGAGGGCCAGCTGGCGAAGCACCGCTGGGTGGCGGGCGAGGAGTACACGATCGCCGACATCGCCATCTTCCCATGGGTGAACAACCTGGTCGGCTTCTACGATGCCGGCGAGCTGGTGGGCATCCAGGACTTTCCGCGCGTGACGGCGGCGGTGGAGGCCTTCCGCGCCCGTCCCGCCGTGGCCGCGGGCCTGAAGATTCCGGGCTGA
- a CDS encoding PEP-CTERM sorting domain-containing protein, translated as MDRSYPSSRRSLLRTRRHTRVALAGGAALLGAIVVSIFTWEPEPIAANVPAAYTATLALNAAPGSTEPVQRGVRRIYPYSVVPGGVADQAELQRVIRTDRVVAAHYASFDAAKARPTVVDKPRAVHVSYRKGDKVYWTAHKVMLSPGETLLNDGRNEMRARCANRISDLPQYPVEAHRPAMEELDQPIELAEGEQYALVSSGLPETIHAASSMQHHFAPGAPVQQASAARSAARTATAPLLADTGFDIRNMGPVSTVNLLGFVGGTDNSPVSEPAAPEPDPAAGTGASGGESSSPSPGGSPPGEGPADTGPVTGPAPGAAPAPTPLPGGESPLPTPGPGVDPAPGPVTEPQPPRPGPAPPSQPAPEPAPGQPKPEPLPPQTVVPAAPAEVPEPGSLWLFALALAAMAGLRRRRGA; from the coding sequence ATGGACCGTAGCTACCCCTCTAGCCGTCGATCGCTGCTGCGCACACGCCGGCACACGCGCGTCGCGCTCGCAGGCGGGGCCGCCCTGCTAGGCGCGATTGTCGTCAGCATCTTCACATGGGAGCCTGAGCCGATCGCGGCCAACGTCCCGGCGGCGTACACCGCGACGCTGGCCCTGAACGCGGCGCCGGGCAGCACGGAACCGGTCCAGCGCGGCGTGCGCCGCATCTATCCGTACTCGGTGGTGCCCGGCGGCGTCGCCGACCAGGCCGAGCTGCAGCGCGTCATCCGCACCGATCGGGTGGTGGCCGCGCACTACGCCAGCTTCGACGCCGCCAAGGCGCGCCCCACCGTGGTGGACAAGCCGCGCGCGGTGCACGTGTCCTACCGCAAGGGCGACAAGGTGTACTGGACCGCCCACAAGGTCATGCTGAGCCCGGGCGAGACCCTGCTCAACGACGGCCGCAACGAGATGCGGGCGCGCTGCGCCAACCGCATTTCCGACCTGCCCCAGTACCCGGTGGAAGCCCACCGGCCCGCCATGGAAGAACTCGACCAGCCGATCGAGCTGGCCGAAGGTGAGCAGTACGCGTTGGTGTCGAGCGGCCTGCCCGAGACGATACACGCCGCGAGCAGCATGCAGCATCATTTCGCGCCGGGTGCGCCGGTACAGCAAGCCAGCGCCGCCCGCAGCGCCGCCAGGACGGCCACCGCCCCCCTCCTTGCCGACACCGGGTTCGACATCAGGAACATGGGCCCGGTCTCGACGGTGAACCTGCTGGGCTTCGTGGGCGGCACGGATAACAGCCCGGTCAGCGAGCCCGCTGCGCCGGAGCCTGACCCGGCTGCGGGGACGGGAGCCAGCGGCGGCGAGTCGAGCTCGCCTTCGCCAGGCGGCAGCCCGCCGGGCGAAGGTCCGGCTGACACCGGCCCGGTCACGGGTCCGGCGCCCGGCGCCGCGCCTGCGCCTACGCCGCTTCCCGGTGGCGAATCGCCCCTGCCCACGCCTGGGCCCGGCGTCGATCCCGCGCCCGGCCCCGTGACGGAGCCGCAACCGCCTCGCCCCGGACCGGCGCCACCCTCCCAGCCCGCCCCGGAACCGGCGCCCGGGCAGCCCAAGCCGGAGCCGCTGCCGCCGCAGACCGTCGTGCCGGCGGCGCCGGCGGAAGTGCCGGAACCCGGCAGCCTGTGGCTGTTCGCCCTGGCGCTGGCCGCGATGGCCGGACTGCGCCGCCGGCGCGGCGCCTGA
- a CDS encoding Bug family tripartite tricarboxylate transporter substrate binding protein, with protein MRQFFGTAGGATFKLACLVAASAISFSALAQNWPSSTVTVVVPWPPGGPSDIAARPLAKGLTQGLGQSFVIDNRAGGGGNIGSAAVTRAKPDGSTLLITSSAPIVINPSLYKNMSFDPLKDLAPVTNLLRVPLVLVAGPGVPAKNLKELMAFIQSKKGQFSYGSSGNGTPQHLTSELFASVAKLQMTHVPYKGSAPAISDLLGGHIPMMFDSTIAIMPHIKSGKVKPIAISSAKRSPLLPDVPTFAEAGLPQIESYAWYGMFAPAKTPANVVAKINAEAIKVMKGPEFQKVLADTGSDFVGDTPANFGKFVQAEHARWSKVVKDSGATVD; from the coding sequence ATGCGACAATTTTTCGGCACCGCTGGAGGGGCCACTTTCAAGCTGGCATGTCTAGTGGCGGCATCGGCGATTTCTTTCAGCGCGCTGGCGCAGAACTGGCCCAGTTCGACCGTGACGGTGGTGGTGCCATGGCCGCCGGGCGGTCCCTCGGACATCGCGGCGCGCCCGCTGGCCAAGGGCCTGACGCAGGGGCTGGGGCAATCCTTCGTGATCGACAACCGCGCCGGCGGCGGCGGCAACATCGGCTCGGCGGCGGTCACCCGCGCCAAGCCGGACGGCTCGACCCTCCTGATCACCTCGAGCGCACCGATCGTGATCAACCCGAGCCTGTACAAGAACATGAGCTTCGACCCGCTGAAGGACCTGGCGCCGGTCACCAACCTGCTGCGCGTGCCGCTGGTGCTGGTCGCCGGTCCGGGGGTGCCGGCCAAGAACCTGAAGGAGCTGATGGCCTTCATCCAGTCGAAGAAGGGCCAGTTCTCGTATGGCTCCTCGGGCAACGGCACGCCTCAGCACCTGACCAGCGAACTGTTCGCCAGCGTGGCCAAGCTGCAGATGACCCACGTGCCATATAAAGGTTCGGCGCCGGCCATTTCCGACCTGCTGGGCGGCCACATCCCGATGATGTTCGACAGCACCATCGCCATCATGCCGCATATCAAGAGCGGCAAGGTCAAGCCGATCGCGATCTCGAGCGCCAAGCGCTCGCCGCTGCTGCCGGACGTGCCGACCTTCGCCGAAGCCGGCCTGCCGCAGATCGAGTCCTACGCCTGGTACGGCATGTTCGCCCCGGCCAAGACGCCGGCGAACGTGGTCGCCAAGATCAATGCGGAGGCAATCAAGGTCATGAAGGGGCCGGAGTTCCAGAAGGTGCTGGCCGATACCGGTTCCGACTTCGTGGGCGACACCCCGGCGAACTTCGGCAAGTTCGTGCAGGCCGAGCATGCGCGCTGGAGCAAGGTTGTGAAGGACAGCGGCGCGACGGTGGACTGA
- a CDS encoding peptidase U32 family protein gives MSLLDHQLELLSPAKTAEIGREAILHGADAVYIGGPAFGARHNASNPLEDIAALTEFAHRYRARIFVTMNTIMHDSELELARQQIWQLYEAGVDALIIQDMGLLEMDLPPIQLHASTQCDIRTVEKAKFLGEVGFSQLVLARELTVEQIRKIKAQVDTPLEYFVHGALCVAFSGQCYISHADTGRSANRGDCSQACRLPYTLSDGQGRVVAYEKHLLSMKDNDQSRNLEALVDAGIRSFKIEGRYKDMGYVKNITAHYRLLLDELLERRPEYARASSGNTRVLFTPDVDKNFHRGHTDYFALGRQDDIGAFDSPKYIGVELGTVTRIGPDFIDLATDAPMANGDGLNYMNKRETVGIQANTAEKLGEDEDGQRWRVYPNEVVKSLAGLKVGTIVHRNRDHHWESALSKKSSERKLRVDLVLAEQPGGLRLSIRDEDGIETSTDAAIALQPAQQAAQAESALRTAIAKLGNTMFEAGAVELRLSQPWFVASSTINALRRDAVAAHEAARLASWERPQRKAKAEPPALYPDQQLSYLANVYNDKARAFYHKHGVQLIDAAYESHEEPGEVSLMITKHCLRFSFNLCPKQAKGVQGVQGQVKAEPMTLVSGNERYTLRFDCKPCEMHVVGAMKDNILKQPPPSAVPYSPLVFHKQRPRA, from the coding sequence ATGTCACTGCTCGACCACCAGCTTGAACTGCTGTCGCCCGCCAAAACCGCCGAGATCGGCCGCGAGGCGATCCTCCACGGCGCCGACGCGGTGTACATCGGCGGCCCCGCCTTCGGCGCGCGCCACAATGCCAGCAATCCGCTGGAGGACATTGCCGCCCTGACCGAATTCGCCCACCGCTACCGCGCCCGCATCTTCGTGACCATGAACACGATCATGCACGACAGCGAACTCGAGCTGGCCCGCCAGCAGATCTGGCAGCTGTACGAGGCCGGCGTCGACGCCCTGATCATCCAGGACATGGGCCTGCTGGAGATGGACCTGCCGCCGATCCAGCTGCACGCGTCGACCCAGTGCGACATCCGCACGGTGGAGAAGGCGAAGTTCCTGGGCGAGGTCGGCTTCTCGCAGCTGGTGCTGGCGCGCGAACTGACCGTCGAGCAGATCCGGAAAATCAAGGCGCAAGTCGATACCCCGCTCGAATACTTCGTGCACGGCGCCCTGTGCGTGGCCTTCTCGGGCCAGTGCTACATCTCGCACGCCGACACCGGCCGCAGCGCCAACCGCGGCGACTGCTCGCAGGCCTGCCGCCTGCCCTACACCCTGAGCGACGGCCAGGGCCGCGTGGTCGCCTATGAAAAGCACCTGCTGTCGATGAAGGACAACGACCAGAGCCGCAACCTGGAAGCCCTGGTCGACGCCGGCATCCGCTCGTTCAAGATCGAGGGCCGCTACAAGGACATGGGCTACGTCAAGAACATCACCGCCCACTACCGCCTGCTGCTCGACGAGCTGCTCGAGCGCCGCCCGGAATACGCGCGCGCCTCCAGCGGCAACACCCGCGTGCTGTTCACCCCGGACGTGGACAAGAACTTCCACCGCGGCCACACCGACTACTTCGCGCTCGGCCGCCAGGACGACATCGGCGCCTTCGATTCGCCCAAGTACATCGGCGTCGAGCTGGGCACGGTCACCCGCATCGGCCCGGACTTCATCGACCTGGCCACGGATGCGCCGATGGCCAATGGCGACGGCCTGAACTACATGAACAAGCGCGAGACGGTCGGCATCCAGGCCAACACGGCCGAGAAGCTGGGCGAGGACGAGGATGGCCAGCGTTGGCGCGTCTACCCGAACGAGGTGGTCAAGAGCCTGGCCGGCCTGAAGGTCGGCACCATCGTGCACCGCAACCGCGACCACCACTGGGAGTCGGCGCTGTCGAAGAAGTCGTCCGAGCGCAAGCTGCGCGTGGATCTGGTGCTGGCCGAACAGCCCGGCGGCCTGCGCTTGAGCATCCGCGACGAGGACGGCATCGAGACCTCGACCGATGCCGCGATCGCCCTGCAGCCGGCCCAGCAGGCGGCCCAGGCCGAAAGCGCGCTGCGCACCGCCATCGCCAAGCTCGGCAACACCATGTTCGAGGCCGGCGCGGTGGAGCTGCGTCTGTCGCAGCCCTGGTTCGTGGCCTCCAGCACGATCAACGCGCTGCGCCGCGACGCGGTCGCCGCCCATGAAGCGGCGCGCCTGGCAAGCTGGGAGCGCCCGCAGCGCAAGGCCAAAGCAGAGCCGCCGGCGCTGTACCCGGACCAGCAGCTCAGCTATCTGGCCAACGTCTACAACGACAAGGCGCGCGCCTTTTACCACAAGCACGGCGTGCAGCTGATCGACGCCGCCTACGAGTCCCACGAGGAGCCGGGCGAGGTGTCGCTGATGATCACCAAGCACTGCCTGCGCTTCTCGTTCAACCTGTGCCCCAAGCAGGCCAAGGGTGTGCAGGGCGTGCAGGGCCAGGTCAAGGCCGAGCCGATGACCCTGGTGAGCGGCAACGAGCGCTACACCCTGCGTTTCGACTGCAAGCCCTGCGAGATGCACGTCGTGGGCGCGATGAAGGACAACATCCTCAAGCAGCCGCCGCCCTCGGCCGTGCCGTACAGCCCGCTGGTCTTCCACAAGCAGCGTCCGCGCGCCTGA
- a CDS encoding putative glycolipid-binding domain-containing protein gives MGQAYRWQPLDGIGLEHLHLDYRDEVIVADGVVVGDRGDGPFGCSYRICCDAAWRVRSVEVHAAGGASLVLTSDGSGRWCDGDGVAQPQLAGCIDVDIAATPFANTLPIRRLGGALRQRTRIAVVYIPVPALIPRRMEQAYTRLAGQRYLYEGPIGEFQAELELDAAGLVRHYPSLFARIGDP, from the coding sequence ATGGGACAAGCATACCGCTGGCAGCCGCTCGACGGCATCGGGCTGGAACACCTGCATCTCGATTACCGGGACGAGGTGATCGTCGCCGACGGGGTCGTGGTCGGCGATCGCGGCGACGGGCCCTTCGGCTGCAGCTACCGGATCTGTTGCGATGCCGCCTGGCGGGTGCGCTCGGTCGAGGTGCACGCCGCCGGCGGCGCCTCCTTGGTGCTCACCAGCGACGGCAGCGGCCGCTGGTGCGACGGCGACGGCGTCGCCCAGCCCCAGCTTGCCGGCTGCATCGACGTCGACATCGCCGCCACACCTTTTGCCAATACGCTGCCGATACGGCGGCTCGGCGGCGCGCTGCGCCAACGCACCCGCATCGCGGTCGTCTACATCCCGGTGCCGGCTTTGATACCGCGGCGCATGGAACAGGCCTACACCAGGCTGGCCGGCCAGCGCTACCTGTACGAAGGGCCGATCGGCGAATTCCAGGCGGAACTGGAGCTCGATGCCGCCGGCCTGGTGCGGCACTACCCTTCGTTGTTTGCCCGGATTGGTGATCCTTGA
- a CDS encoding tetratricopeptide repeat protein produces the protein MGDLGTAYHRQQKLGQARMHLAAQIALLESLPGTTAETLAAALDYLGEVDSEDGRLDEAEAGFRRALALRMKSTGEMDNGVAESHASLSRLYVSRDQMARAEFHIRKVVAIREQLFGAASSQASHSRAALAQLLYESGKYGEAQPLFEEALALIEEQLGKEHPHILNDLNNLAYNERAQRRHEQALTTFRRVLAVREADFGDRAHHSVASALTGLGAALVEAGQLREAEARLLAGLAMREQLLGPDHVDLAYSMTELGRLYIAQGRHADADKALLRALRIIEAAIGKDHSEVAAVLYEQGRSLQAQGRASEAAASWKRALAIRLRARPGHPATRETVELLSSLYRKAGDARAAEKVEADMAAAAREASASGAAAVPGT, from the coding sequence CTGGGAGACTTGGGCACTGCATACCATCGTCAGCAGAAGCTCGGACAGGCGCGCATGCACCTGGCGGCACAGATCGCCTTGCTGGAATCCCTGCCTGGCACCACGGCTGAGACGCTGGCCGCCGCACTCGACTACCTCGGGGAGGTCGATTCGGAGGACGGCCGCCTGGACGAGGCTGAAGCAGGATTTCGCCGCGCGCTGGCACTGCGGATGAAGTCGACGGGAGAGATGGACAACGGCGTGGCGGAGAGTCACGCTTCCTTGTCCCGCTTGTACGTTTCACGCGATCAGATGGCGCGGGCCGAATTCCACATTCGCAAGGTGGTTGCGATACGGGAACAATTGTTCGGCGCAGCCTCGAGCCAGGCGTCCCACAGCCGCGCTGCGCTGGCCCAGTTGCTGTACGAGTCGGGCAAGTACGGGGAAGCGCAGCCCTTGTTCGAGGAAGCCTTGGCGCTGATCGAGGAGCAACTCGGCAAGGAACATCCGCACATCCTGAACGACCTGAACAACCTGGCCTACAACGAGCGCGCCCAGCGCCGGCACGAGCAGGCGCTGACCACGTTCCGGCGCGTGCTGGCCGTGCGTGAGGCGGATTTCGGCGACCGTGCCCACCACTCGGTGGCGAGCGCCCTTACCGGCCTTGGCGCGGCGCTCGTCGAGGCCGGTCAGTTGCGGGAAGCCGAGGCCAGGCTGCTGGCGGGACTGGCGATGCGCGAACAGCTGCTGGGGCCCGACCATGTCGACCTTGCCTACAGCATGACCGAGCTGGGCAGGCTTTATATCGCGCAAGGCCGGCATGCCGACGCAGACAAGGCGCTGCTGCGGGCCTTGAGGATCATCGAGGCCGCCATCGGCAAGGACCATTCGGAAGTTGCCGCGGTACTCTATGAGCAAGGTCGTAGCCTGCAGGCGCAGGGCCGCGCGAGCGAAGCGGCGGCAAGCTGGAAGCGCGCACTGGCGATCCGCTTGCGCGCGCGTCCAGGCCACCCGGCAACCAGGGAAACCGTGGAGCTGTTAAGCAGCCTGTACCGCAAGGCAGGCGATGCGCGGGCTGCCGAAAAAGTGGAAGCCGACATGGCCGCGGCAGCACGGGAAGCGTCCGCCTCTGGCGCTGCTGCGGTGCCGGGCACCTGA
- a CDS encoding chemotaxis protein → MKSVQQEVDERSNLTGTNKFELLLFRLGGDENGERSELFGINVFKIREIVAMPEITAVAGSMPHMLGVVNLRGQIIQVLDLPAIAGVKPKTGLNIMLVTEFARCTQAFAVESVEEIVRLDWNQVMSAERAAGSGMVTSIARLPEENGQPSRLAQVLDVETILRNMNPDSGPEINQRTVGAKIQIKPGSVVLAADDSVVARALIEQGLEAMGLPFIMVKSGKEAWDQLGSIANAAEAEGKTVHDKIALVLTDLEMPEMDGFTLTRSIKKSGRFGGLPVIIHSSLSGTTNEEHVKNVQADAYVAKFSAEELAATIRRLLRQ, encoded by the coding sequence ATGAAATCGGTTCAGCAGGAAGTCGACGAGCGCAGCAATCTTACCGGCACCAATAAATTCGAGCTCCTCCTGTTCCGCCTCGGTGGCGACGAGAACGGCGAGCGCAGCGAGCTCTTCGGCATCAACGTGTTCAAGATCCGCGAAATCGTGGCGATGCCCGAGATTACCGCCGTGGCCGGCTCAATGCCCCACATGCTCGGCGTGGTGAACCTGCGTGGCCAGATCATCCAGGTGCTGGACCTGCCCGCGATCGCCGGCGTCAAGCCGAAGACCGGCCTGAACATCATGCTGGTGACGGAGTTCGCCCGCTGCACCCAGGCCTTCGCAGTGGAGAGCGTCGAGGAAATCGTGCGCCTGGACTGGAACCAGGTGATGTCGGCCGAGCGCGCCGCCGGCAGCGGCATGGTGACCAGCATCGCCCGCCTGCCCGAGGAAAACGGCCAGCCCAGCCGCCTGGCCCAGGTGCTGGACGTGGAAACCATCCTGCGCAACATGAATCCCGATTCCGGCCCCGAGATCAACCAACGGACCGTTGGCGCCAAGATCCAGATCAAGCCCGGTTCGGTGGTGCTGGCCGCGGACGACTCGGTGGTGGCGCGCGCGCTGATCGAACAGGGCCTGGAAGCCATGGGCCTGCCCTTCATCATGGTCAAGAGCGGCAAGGAAGCCTGGGACCAGTTGGGCAGCATCGCGAATGCCGCCGAAGCCGAAGGCAAGACCGTGCACGACAAGATCGCGCTAGTGCTGACCGACCTGGAGATGCCGGAAATGGACGGCTTCACGCTGACCCGCAGCATCAAGAAGAGCGGCCGCTTCGGTGGCCTGCCGGTGATCATCCACTCCTCGCTGTCCGGCACCACGAACGAAGAGCACGTCAAGAACGTCCAGGCCGACGCCTATGTGGCCAAGTTCTCGGCCGAGGAGCTGGCGGCGACGATCCGGCGCCTGCTGCGCCAGTAA